CCAGTCGAAGCCGGCCACGGCGTTGGCGACCAGCAGCGCGGTCGCCAGGCCCCAGCCGTCGGCGACGTAGATGCCCCAGGCCGCGACGACGCCGAGCTGGACCATCACGATCGGGACACCGTCGAGCAGGGCCTGCACCCGGTGCTCCTTGACCGCGGCCTCGACCCGTCCGGAGTCGACGTCGCGCAGGTGCTGGTGGACCTCGGGGGTCGCGGCCGCCAGCTTGACGGTGCGCACCGACTCGAGCGCCGAGACGAGGGAGCGCCCGAACTGTGCCCGCGCGGACGACGACGCCGCGGCGGAGCGTCCCGCGACGCGCCGCCCGAGGGAGGAGGCCGCGGCCGAGATGACCATCACCGCGAGCAGGACGCCGCCGGCGAGCAGGCTGCCGGCCAGCACCGAGGTCAGCGCGACGATGAGCAGCCCGTTGACGAAGTCGACCCAGCGGTCGGCGTACCGGGCCAGCCGGTCGGCGTCCATGGCGCGGGCCACGACCTCGCCGGGAGGGGTGCGGGTCAGGCGGTGCTGCTCGGTCTGGCCCTGCAGGACGGCCGCGCGCACGCGCAGCATCACCGCGATCCACCAGCGCGGGTAGACCTTGAAGGCCTGGGCCAGGATCAGCGGGGAGACCATCAGCGAGGCGATCAGCGCGACGGTGAGGCCGAGCGGGCGGCCGCCGTCCTGGAGGTCGGTGACCAGCAGCCCCCAGATCCAGCCGGTGACCGCGCCGAACGCGCCGGTCATCGCCGAGACCGTGAACAGTCCGGCGCCGACCAGGCCCCAGCGGGGCTCGACCAGCAGCGCGTTCCAGGTGGCCCGGGCCAGGCTGGGCAGCGGGCGCAGCGCGGGGGGCGCCGGGGGCAGGCCGGTACGCCGCGCACTGCCGATGTGGGCGGTGGCCGCCCGGTCGTCCGTGCCGTCCGGGCGGTCCGTGCCGTCGTCGGCGGCGCTGGCCTGCTCGTGCGCGGAGGCGTCGAGCAGCTCGCGGAACGGTCCGGGCTCACGGGCCAGGACTCCGCGCGGGCCCTGCTGGACCACCCGTCCGGCCTCGAGCACCGCCACCTGCGAGGCGCGCTCGGTGGTGCCGAGCCGGTGCGCGACCAGCAGGCCGGTGCGGCCGGTCAGCAGCCGGTCGGCGGCGCGCACGACGCGCGCCTCGGTGACCGGGTCCATGCGCGCGGTGGCCTCGTCGAGCACCACCACCCGGACGTCGCGCACCAGCAGGCGGGCGAAGGCGACCAGCTGCTCCTCCCCGGAGGAGAGCGTCGTGCCGCCGGGCCCGAGCGGGGTGTCGAGGCCCTGGGGCAGGCCGGACACCCAGCTGTCGAGCCCCAGCTCGGTGACCGCCGCCTCGACCCGGGCACGGGCACCGTCGGCGAAGAGGGCGATGTTCTCGGCCAGGGTGCCGGCCAGGATCTCGGTGCGCTGGGTGACCACACCGACGGCGCTGCGCAGCGACTGCAGGTCCAGGTCGAGCACGTCGGTGCCGCCGAGCACGACGCTGCCGGGCTCGGGGTCCACGGCCCGCGAGACGAGGGAGGCCAGGGTCGACTTGCCCGAGCCGGTGCGCCCCACGAGCGCGCACGTGGTGCCGGCGGGCACCGTCAGGTCGACGCCCTGCAGTGCGAAGGTGCCGGTGCCGTAGGAGAAGTGCAGGTCGCGCAGCTCGAGGTCGAGGGCGCGCTGGCTCAGCTGTTCCCCGCCGACCGGCTCCGCCTCGGCCCCGAGGAGCCCCCGCAGCCGCAGCACCGCACCGAAGCCCGCCTGCAGGTCGGGCAGGTGCCGGGCCAGCTGGTCGACCTGCCCCACGAAGGTGGTGGTGACCAGGAAC
This Nocardioides dokdonensis FR1436 DNA region includes the following protein-coding sequences:
- a CDS encoding ATP-binding cassette domain-containing protein, which translates into the protein MTTTDLGAHPALAQTHQPTGPAAHRRPVDWRRMRSPWALLALLGSLLGAVGTAVGSAVAGQLAEDATTALVWALAVCVVGAAVLDSIGRTVWAGVVDRAEGRLRADLLDAAMMQPLAALDEQAVGEVLDRVDDDTHEVGSLLRQSVWMAIRTLLASGPLWLVAGLTWWPAFLLFPLAGVAAVAVVRPLLPQISERKIVEEIAWTDHAAAMEEGIAARDDLRTTLGQAYLVRRCTELAATVHARFAEVLQLESQVGRRTGTLLHGMLAGTAVVGVALVLGDSLSTAALVTLFLVTTTFVGQVDQLARHLPDLQAGFGAVLRLRGLLGAEAEPVGGEQLSQRALDLELRDLHFSYGTGTFALQGVDLTVPAGTTCALVGRTGSGKSTLASLVSRAVDPEPGSVVLGGTDVLDLDLQSLRSAVGVVTQRTEILAGTLAENIALFADGARARVEAAVTELGLDSWVSGLPQGLDTPLGPGGTTLSSGEEQLVAFARLLVRDVRVVVLDEATARMDPVTEARVVRAADRLLTGRTGLLVAHRLGTTERASQVAVLEAGRVVQQGPRGVLAREPGPFRELLDASAHEQASAADDGTDRPDGTDDRAATAHIGSARRTGLPPAPPALRPLPSLARATWNALLVEPRWGLVGAGLFTVSAMTGAFGAVTGWIWGLLVTDLQDGGRPLGLTVALIASLMVSPLILAQAFKVYPRWWIAVMLRVRAAVLQGQTEQHRLTRTPPGEVVARAMDADRLARYADRWVDFVNGLLIVALTSVLAGSLLAGGVLLAVMVISAAASSLGRRVAGRSAAASSSARAQFGRSLVSALESVRTVKLAAATPEVHQHLRDVDSGRVEAAVKEHRVQALLDGVPIVMVQLGVVAAWGIYVADGWGLATALLVANAVAGFDWFGRVAGSIVTEAPGTRAWMHETSRLAGGGDLMAEPPGVDLVSGAAPRPAAQSHDPLHELDVRGLSAVHDDGTVGAHGIDLQVARGELVLLLGQVGSGKSSLLGALAGLVSTTGEVRWNGRLLDEPQTQLRPGRVAHVAQVPRVLSGTFRDNISLDHQHRQVDPAVAAARLGRDVEEAGGADSLVGHRGVRLSGGQVQRVALARALACDAELLLADDVSSALDAATEIELWESLRARGTTVVGATSKTAALARADRVVVLVDGTIAASGPWSRLAPRWRHLAG